A stretch of DNA from Esox lucius isolate fEsoLuc1 chromosome 18, fEsoLuc1.pri, whole genome shotgun sequence:
GATAGGAATAATGGTCAGAATATATAGCTCTACCTGACAATGTGGAGTGGAAGTCAATGGAGGTTTTCACTTCTCCCTTGTCGGTCAGCTGACACGTCCACCTCCTGTTGATGTCCTCCCTCTGGAGTGTTACTTTCAAAGTGATGTCACATGTAGAATGGACTGTGAAATGGTATCTGAAGACTTCATGTAGATCAGCACCTGTCTGATCCACCCATCCCAGACTTATTTTATCCAATTCTTCATATCTACACATTCCAGGTCCAAGAAGCGTATACAGAGTACACCGCAATGTTAGTGGATAGTCAGGCTTTAGATCTGACTCTGGTGTGGATGAggagactgaaacaaaaaataacctttaatttcatgtttttttctcttcaaaGAATACAGATGTGGTAGGTCTTCCTCCTTGACTATTATCAGAAATACTCACTGGTGAGAAGAGACAGAATTGTAAGTGAATCTATGTTTCCATCTCGACAAGTGTATCTTCCCACATCTTCAGAGATGACATTATGAACTGTTAGAGAACAGTCAGGCTTCACTGTCAGTCTCTCTGCTCTGTTTGAGTCAACTCTCACCTTCCCTTCAGAGACTTCTTGAATAGCATTAAGAAGACCAGTTTTGTCAAAAATCCATTCAACTGAGGAGCAGTGAACTGGATAAACCAAATTCTTACAGGGCATATTGACATCATCCCCCAAGATGTTATATGTATATGTAGAGGATGATTCTCCAAAGACACCTACAGAGTCAGAGAGTTAATcccacaaaatgtaaataacaaacCAGATTAATTACTTAGATTATGTCATAAATATTGGATGAACAATTAAAGGTCAATATAATTCACGCTTTTATCACTGAGAGGAGGTTTAACTGTTTTTCTTAA
This window harbors:
- the LOC106024764 gene encoding uncharacterized protein LOC106024764 isoform X5: MVGVHHTLIQLLILKLLSTGVFGESSSTYTYNILGDDVNMPCKNLVYPVHCSSVEWIFDKTGLLNAIQEVSEGKVRVDSNRAERLTVKPDCSLTVHNVISEDVGRYTCRDGNIDSLTILSLLTISSSTPESDLKPDYPLTLRCTLYTLLGPGMCRYEELDKISLGWVDQTGADLHEVFRYHFTVHSTCDITLKVTLQREDINRRWTCQLTDKGEVKTSIDFHSTLSDEKEEDSDVDKWVVIGVVVFVAVFVVITSLVIFRKRTRIQMPVNTGHMMLANNSDNPAS
- the LOC106024764 gene encoding uncharacterized protein LOC106024764 isoform X2, producing the protein MVGVHHTLIQLLILKLLSTGVFGESSSTYTYNILGDDVNMPCKNLVYPVHCSSVEWIFDKTGLLNAIQEVSEGKVRVDSNRAERLTVKPDCSLTVHNVISEDVGRYTCRDGNIDSLTILSLLTISSSTPESDLKPDYPLTLRCTLYTLLGPGMCRYEELDKISLGWVDQTGADLHEVFRYHFTVHSTCDITLKVTLQREDINRRWTCQLTDKGEVKTSIDFHSTLSEEDSDVDKWVVIGVVVFVAVFVVITSLVIFRKRTRIQMPVNTGHMMLANNSDGKQADITYSVVNITAGSRVMNRDPKTEYATIRTRS
- the LOC106024764 gene encoding uncharacterized protein LOC106024764 isoform X4: MVGVHHTLIQLLILKLLSTGVFGESSSTYTYNILGDDVNMPCKNLVYPVHCSSVEWIFDKTGLLNAIQEVSEGKVRVDSNRAERLTVKPDCSLTVHNVISEDVGRYTCRDGNIDSLTILSLLTISSSTPESDLKPDYPLTLRCTLYTLLGPGMCRYEELDKISLGWVDQTGADLHEVFRYHFTVHSTCDITLKVTLQREDINRRWTCQLTDKGEVKTSIDFHSTLSDEKEEDSDVDKWVVIGVVVFVAVFVVITSLVIFRKRTRIQMPVNTGHMMLANNSDYPAS
- the LOC106024764 gene encoding uncharacterized protein LOC106024764 isoform X6; protein product: MVGVHHTLIQLLILKLLSTGVFGESSSTYTYNILGDDVNMPCKNLVYPVHCSSVEWIFDKTGLLNAIQEVSEGKVRVDSNRAERLTVKPDCSLTVHNVISEDVGRYTCRDGNIDSLTILSLLTISSSTPESDLKPDYPLTLRCTLYTLLGPGMCRYEELDKISLGWVDQTGADLHEVFRYHFTVHSTCDITLKVTLQREDINRRWTCQLTDKGEVKTSIDFHSTLSGCCPIVFVFVLGTNCKKKNHNTVIFPPLN
- the LOC106024764 gene encoding uncharacterized protein LOC106024764 isoform X1 produces the protein MVGVHHTLIQLLILKLLSTGVFGESSSTYTYNILGDDVNMPCKNLVYPVHCSSVEWIFDKTGLLNAIQEVSEGKVRVDSNRAERLTVKPDCSLTVHNVISEDVGRYTCRDGNIDSLTILSLLTISSSTPESDLKPDYPLTLRCTLYTLLGPGMCRYEELDKISLGWVDQTGADLHEVFRYHFTVHSTCDITLKVTLQREDINRRWTCQLTDKGEVKTSIDFHSTLSDEKEEDSDVDKWVVIGVVVFVAVFVVITSLVIFRKRTRIQMPVNTGHMMLANNSDGKQADITYSVVNITAGSRVMNRDPKTEYATIRTRS
- the LOC106024764 gene encoding uncharacterized protein LOC106024764 isoform X3, which produces MVGVHHTLIQLLILKLLSTGVFGESSSTYTYNILGDDVNMPCKNLVYPVHCSSVEWIFDKTGLLNAIQEVSEGKVRVDSNRAERLTVKPDCSLTVHNVISEDVGRYTCRDGNIDSLTILSLLTISSSTPESDLKPDYPLTLRCTLYTLLGPGMCRYEELDKISLGWVDQTGADLHEVFRYHFTVHSTCDITLKVTLQREDINRRWTCQLTDKGEVKTSIDFHSTLSDVDKWVVIGVVVFVAVFVVITSLVIFRKRTRIQMPVNTGHMMLANNSDGKQADITYSVVNITAGSRVMNRDPKTEYATIRTRS